In Aegilops tauschii subsp. strangulata cultivar AL8/78 chromosome 3, Aet v6.0, whole genome shotgun sequence, one genomic interval encodes:
- the LOC109766107 gene encoding probable beta-1,4-xylosyltransferase IRX9L, with product MARRNAGTMQREGSVKDWSEFDPSPSPKMAYSQSYVAMRGVLTSLASLDLVLMSSSLKSAWATISSHKHARSLERPKSKGMGWKKAMINLFVCFMIGIFIGFTPLFSADLSNKMPAEKAGLPFDGDVIDRRQMVEHQGTKLEPFVAEAESEAVNEPQAEESPPVPAMLDDEADFVEALPIVHSVNDSGIVARKQLIVVTATSVRPHQAYYLHRLIHVLKDVPPPLLWIVAEWPYQSRETVEILRSSGIMYRHIVCNRNVSNIRKIIVCQKNNAIFHIKKHHLDGIVHFADEERAYSVDLFEEMRKIRRFGTWPVATHVGTKYKLALEGPLCKGDQVTGWHTNQKSSILRRFPIGFSGFAFNSTILWDPKRWKSPTVGSIILHSGGRGGLQESRFIERLVEDESQMEGLADNCTRIMVWNFDLEPPQLNYPTGWLLKKNLDAT from the exons ATGGCACGAAGAAATGCCGGGACAATGCAGCGAGAGGGGTCGGTTAAGGACTGGTCAGAATTCGACCCCTCACCGTCTCCCAAGATGGCCTACTCACAGTCCTATGTTGCAATGAGAGGGGTGCTGACTTCGCTGGCTTCGCTTGACCTTGTCCTGATGTCAAGCAGCCTAAAATCTGCGTGGGCAACTATATCGTCCCACAAGCATGCTAGGTCCTTGGAGAGGCCAAAGTCAAAGGGGATGGGCTGGAAAAAGGCCATGATCAATCTATTTGTGTGTTTCATGATTGGCATTTTCATCGGATTCACGCCGCTCTTCTCTGCTGATTTGTCAAACAAAATGCCTGCTGAAAAGGCTGGGCTTCCATTTGACGGGGATGTGATTGATAGACGACAAATGGTTGAACATCAAGGAACCAAGCTGGAGCCATTTGTAGCAGAGGCTGAATCTGAAGCGGTTAATGAGCCGCAGGCTGAGGAGAGTCCCCCAGTTCCTGCAATGTTGGATGACGAGGCAGATTTTGTGGAAGCCTTGCCTATTGTACATTCTGTTAATGATTCTGGCATTGTTGCTCGAAAGCAACTGATAGTTGTGACAGCAACATCAGTTCGACCACACCAGGCATATTACCTTCATCGTCTGATTCATGTCTTGAAGGATGTACCGCCTCCTCTTCTGTGGATAGTGGCGGAGTGGCCATATCAGTCCCGTGAAACAGTAGAAATCCTGAGGTCTTCTGGGATCATGTACAGACATATTGTATGCAATAGGAATGTTTCAAATATTAGGAAGATTATTGTCTGCCAAAAGAACAATGCAATATTTCATATAAAGAAGCATCATCTAGATGGTATAGTGCATTTTGCCGATGAGGAGAGAGCATACTCAGTTGATCTATTTGAAGAAATGAGGAAAATCAG GCGCTTTGGTACATGGCCAGTAGCAACGCATGTTGGGACCAAGTATAAATTGGCTTTGGAAGGCCCCCTTTGTAAGGGTGATCAGGTCACTGGATGGCATACAAACCAGAAGAGCAGTATACTTCGTCGATTTCCAATTGGTTTTTCTGGATTTGCTTTTAACAGCACTATTCTTTGGGATCCTAAGAGATGGAAGAGCCCTACTGTAGGGTCTATTATACTCCATTCAGGTGGAAGGGGTGGCTTGCAG GAGTCAAGATTTATTGAGAGGCTTGTCGAGGACGAGAGTCAAATGGAAGGCCTGGCAGACAATTGCACCCGGATTATGGTCTGGAATTTCGATTTGGAACCTCCTCAACTCAATTACCCTACTGGCTGGTTGCTGAAGAAGAACCTAGATGCTACGTAG